GCAGCATGGGCGGCTTGTCGAAGCCATCGACCAGCAGCCCCATTTCCTCGTTGATGTTGAGGTTGAATGGGCCCTGCATCCGCTGCATGCCGCGGGCGCGCAGCCAGTCCGCCGCCGTTGCGACGAGCGCCTGGAATACCGCCGGATCGTCTTCCGCCGCAATGAGGCCGAACAGGCCGGTCTTGTCGGGCCGTACGGCCAGTGCCTGATGGTCGATCTGCGCACTGATCCGTCCGACGTCGCGCCCGTCCTTGCGCGCGATCCAGAACTGCACGTCGGCATGACCGAAGAACGGGTTCTTCGGCGTCAGCGCCTCCAGCCGTTCCAGATGAAGCGGCGCGATATAGTGGGGATCGTCGCGCTGGAGCCGTTCGGGCAGGCGGATGAAGCGGTTGAGGAGCGCGCGCCCCTCAACCGGGACAATTTCGATGGCTGTCACTGAGCGGCCTTGAGGTCGGAAGCGGCAAAGGCGGAAGGCGGACGATCGCGCGGCGGGGAGCCGGTCAGTTCCATCACGCGAGGATAGCGGCGTGCCTCGTCGAGATCGTAGCCGAGGTTGTAGACAGTCGGGCTCTTCGGCACGTCGCGCACCTGGCGATAGTAGGTGCCGAGCAGCCGGTCGGGCGTAAAGCTCGTGATGCCGTAGTTGCCGTTCTCATTGTGGAAATGGTGGGCGAGATGGTCCCGCTTCAGCCGCTGGATGAACCGGCTCTTCGGCTTGTAGTTCAGATGCTGGATGCAGTGGATGAACTCGTAGACGCAGGTCGTGAAGAGCCCTGCGGCGAGCGCCGTCGCCGCTCCGGGCGCGCCGGCGATCGCATAGCCGATCGGCAGCGTCACAAGCGCGATCGTCGGCAGCGTGTTGCTGGGCGCGCCGAACAGGACCTCGAGCTTGTGCGGGTCCTGGTGATGGTCGAAGTGGATGCGTTTCCAGAGCGCTGCCGACCAGTTCATCTTGTAGAGCCACCGGCCATGCAGGATGAAACGGTGGATCATGTACCAGGCGACCGGGTAGACCGCCAGTACCGCAAAAATGGGCGGGACGACGTCCGTCCACCCCGTCGCTGTCGCGATCGCGACGGCGGCCGCCGCGAGCCCTGCGCCCGCATAAAGCAGGATCGCCGGATAGGTAGCGTAGGCCCACCAGAGTTCGGGCAGCGTCATGCGCCCGAGGTCATAGCTGCGTCCTTGCCAAATGCGCGCCAAGCCAAATTTCTGCGCCATTCCGTTCCTAAACTCCCGGCCCGCTCGGGAAAGACATATGGGCAGCAGCCAGCGGAAAACAGCCACTTGCTATCGCAAAATATGCATGCCGGTAAAGGTGCTGCGTTGCTGTGACACCATCGACGATGGCCGGCAGGTCTCTGCCTCCCGCAGGGGTCGCCCCGGATGACGCTCCAGAACGACCGCCGTTTCTTGCTGTCCGCAGCCTCTGCCGCGGGCCATTCCGCCGAGGCCAGCAACACGGCGACACGGCGCCCGCCAAGGGCAGCGATTCGCGAGCTTCTCGAAAGAGCGGTCGAGCCGGTCAGACGAAAATGGCGAGGCCTCATCGATGTGGTCGTGCCGTCGGAACGCCCCGGGGATCAGCCGATCGCGCGCAGCAGCAAGGCCGCCACGGCCGCGCCAAGGCACGGACCGACCACCGGTATCCACGCATATCCCCAGTCCGACGGGCCTTTTTTCGCGCCGAGGGGCAGGATTGTATGGGCGATGCGTGAGGCCAGGTCTCGCGCCGGGTTGACCGCAAAACCTGTCGGACCGCCCAGCGAAAGTCCGATACCCCACACCACGCCGGCTACAAGGAATGGTCCCAGCCCCGCGGCCGGCCCCGTCGCCGATACTGTTTTGGAGAAGATTGCCGCCACGCCGAGCACCAGCGTCATGGTCGCGATGGCCTCGGTCAGGAGGTTCGCCAGAGGGTAGCGCACGGCAGGTCCGGTCGCGAAACACGCGAGCTTCAGGCCAGGATCGGCCGTCTTGGACCATTGCACGAGGTAGGTCAGATACATCAGCAGCGCGCCGACAAACGCACCCGCGAACTGTGCCAGAACGTATGGGACAAGCTTTGAGACGTCCCCGGTGGCGATGGCGAACGCGAGAGTGACAGCCGGATTGATGTTCGCGTCCGGACTGCCGAACAGCAGCGCGGTGAAAACGCCGATGAGCACCGCGAGCGCCCAGCCGGTCGCGATGACGCCCCACCCGGAACTGTTCCCTTTACTCTCGCTGAGACAAACGTTGGCGACGACGCCGGTTCCGAAAAGCACGAGCATAGCAGTGCCCATGAACTCGCCAACTATTGGACTTGCCAGCATTGGAATCCTCCCGATTTTTTTCTTTCGTTGATCGGAGACACGGCCGGATCCGCACGGGCTTGATAACCTCAAGCTCGCCATCACCGGCGCCATTCGCCGGTCCGATCGGACATTAGAATGTTTAGTCGAACATGATTCACTAAGCATGTCAACTCGATGTCGCGGCAACAAGCGGCTAGACCAGATTCGTCGAATTCCTCTGATTTCTCCCGATTTTTGCTGCGCATCGCGTCAAGAAGATTTGCTGCGCTGCACAACATCACGTACTTGACATGTTTAGTTTGCGACCGACAGATAAACAGCAGAGGCGCACTTAGACGCCTCGCCTGCCGACCGGCACGTAGAGGAGGAACCGAAGATGACCCACCTGCTGAACACACGCGCCGCACTCGTCGCGGAGGCAATCGATGGCGAGCTGCTCGTTTCGG
This region of Aliidongia dinghuensis genomic DNA includes:
- a CDS encoding sterol desaturase family protein; translated protein: MAQKFGLARIWQGRSYDLGRMTLPELWWAYATYPAILLYAGAGLAAAAVAIATATGWTDVVPPIFAVLAVYPVAWYMIHRFILHGRWLYKMNWSAALWKRIHFDHHQDPHKLEVLFGAPSNTLPTIALVTLPIGYAIAGAPGAATALAAGLFTTCVYEFIHCIQHLNYKPKSRFIQRLKRDHLAHHFHNENGNYGITSFTPDRLLGTYYRQVRDVPKSPTVYNLGYDLDEARRYPRVMELTGSPPRDRPPSAFAASDLKAAQ
- a CDS encoding MIP/aquaporin family protein → MLASPIVGEFMGTAMLVLFGTGVVANVCLSESKGNSSGWGVIATGWALAVLIGVFTALLFGSPDANINPAVTLAFAIATGDVSKLVPYVLAQFAGAFVGALLMYLTYLVQWSKTADPGLKLACFATGPAVRYPLANLLTEAIATMTLVLGVAAIFSKTVSATGPAAGLGPFLVAGVVWGIGLSLGGPTGFAVNPARDLASRIAHTILPLGAKKGPSDWGYAWIPVVGPCLGAAVAALLLRAIG